ATATGCTCACCAGGTCATACCTACTAGAGATCGAAATATTCTATTAGATGTTGCAATGGATTTGACGTTTCAAACCAGTTTAATGGTTATCTTTGTCACTGAAGAATCTCTTGATTGGAACACTATAGGTTAGTACTGCCCTTAGCAATCATAATCGTTGAAAGATGCTCATCATCGGGTGTGAGTTGTGCATGTGAAGGTATCGCTTTCAGAACCAACGGAATGTCTTGCTCGTTCTTGCTTGCAGATTTGAACTTCTTGCACCAGTGCtgagaaagaagagaaaaatactTAATTAATTACCCACCACAGTCTCATTTGAAATTCCTCTCCCTTGAACTCAAAAGGCTAAAATACGCCGCTTTGCACAAAAGCGGATGCATGCATTATGTTCCGAGGCTCGAAGGTGATATTAGAACTTGACCAATATCGCTTTGATAGAAGGGAATTGGAGTGGAATGAAGAAGATTGAGcataaaatgaactaatttctcCTCCGATCCCTCCAattccacttcaatccactGTCATCGAACATGCGCTCTCGTGAAACACCTCATGTGCATTCACCCCCATCGGATAATCGGCCCAAATATACTACCACTGGCTTCTCTGGCTCATCTCCAGATCCGGCAATCAATTTGGAAGCCCGTGCGTTAATCAGGCCAACGccggggatggggatgggggATCGGTGAGGTGGGCCGTCTAACAGTCCAGTGGGCCCAGACACACACTACTCTCTCGCCCCGTCGGCCCACGCGCCCCCGCCCCTTCCTCCGTCCCCGCCGCAATCTCCGAACAAgaccgccccgccgccgccgcgccttccTGCTCCCGgtccgcctcgtcgtcgtcatggGCAAGGCCTCCAAGGACAAGAGGGTACGCTTCCTCCGCCTCTCcaccctgctcctcctccgcttTGCTCTGCCGCATCTCACCGCGCTGCGCACCGGTTGCTCAGGACATATACTACCGGAAGGCCAAGGAGGAAGGATGGAGAGCTCGTAGCGCCTTCAAGCTCCTCCAGATAGACCAGGAGTTCAACATCTTCCATGGTACCAGCTTGACCTACCTTCTATGCTCACCTTGACATGCTTGTATTGTAGCTGTAGCGGCCAATATCTCGTACTCTACCATGAACGAACAGTACCAATCTGATGAAAAATACTTCCTTTTTTTTGGGTTAGGAGTGAAGCGTGTGGTTGATCTGTGTGCTGCTCCTGGAAGCTGGAGTCAGGTATCCTTGTGCCCGTGTTCAGTAGCCCATCCGTGCCACGGTTTGTTTGTCTGATTACTTGATTTGATATTGGCACTTGTAGGTTTTGAGCAGGAACCTCTACGTACCAGCAAAACAGTCCCCTGATTGCAAGTAAGTATCTGTGCCAATGTGCCACTGCCTGTTCTTGCGTAATTTGGTTGTGAGTATCTGATGTCCTTTTGCTCTCCTTGTTTGTGTTGTGTTATGGTACCAGGGAAGGCGACCTTCCTCTCATTGTTGCAATTGACTTGCAGCCGATGGCTCCAATAGAAGGTGTTATACAAGTGCAGGGAGACATCACTAATGCTCGGACAGCCGAAGTGGTGAGTTGGACACTTGGACGGGGAGCataaatttttcttttctagCTTAGCTCATGTGATTGCTGCCAACTTAGCTCATGTAAATGTTTTGCTAGGTTATTAGGCATTTTGATGGATGCAAAGCAGATTTGGTGGTTTGCGATGGCGCTCCTGATGGTATGATAGGAACTGGAGAGAGCTGATCCTTAAATATAATCCGTTTGGATATACCAGTGAATATTAAATACTTGTGGTTCTTTGGATGATTACAGTTACTGGGCTTCATGATATGGACGAATTTGTTCAGTCCCAGCTTATACTTGCGGTTAGTTCATATTCATCTTCTGTCTACATCCAATTTGAATCAGCATGTTCTTTTATCAACAATTTGTAATATTCATAGGATAAATATCAGttaaaaatattgattttagGTTTATTAGATTATGTAGCATGTTCAACAGTAGCCTTTTTGCCAGACTTCTGGAGAACACCGTGTACTTTATGTTGCACAACACTTATGTCAGTTGTGTTATGCTTGTCTTCAGTTCGGATTTCTCTAATTTATTCTTGTACCACCTTGCATTTAGGCACTTACGATCGTGACTCATGTACTCAAAGTTGGTGGAAAATTTGTTGCGAAGATCTTTCGGGGTAAAGATACGAGTCTCTTGTACTGCCAGGTGATATACACTTCTGTTAGGCTATAGAATTTGCTAATGTTTCCGTTTTCTACTCACACTTATATTGTGTACTTGTCACACTGTGTGCTTTATGCAGCTAAAATTGTTCTTCTCACAAGTTACATTTGCGAAGCCGAAAAGTAGCCGGAACTCAAGCATTGGTAAGTCCTTTATATGTTCTGAAAGAAGATTCATACATGTGTGCCATGTATGCTTATCTACCTTCAATGGGTCATATAGCTTATGGTCACAATTCTGAAAGTATTGTTGTTGTTGGGCATGTTTGGGAGATTACCATTAGCAATCCTATTTGCTATGTAGTAAGGATGCATATGCTTTCTGGATAATGTTGATGGAAAAATGGAAAACGTTTATGTGGTCTTGACATTTATTTGTCCTTGTCGTTTGTCAAACAGAGGCGTTTGCAGTTTGTGAGAATTATTCACCTCCTGAAGGGTTCAAGGAGGAAGATCTTTACCACCTGCTAGAGAAAGTGGGGACTCCTTCAGGAGCTGACGACTTAGGTAAGGGCTACGAATTATTATACAGCACTATGCTGCTCCGATTGGCCCAGCAGATGATACAGAGAAGTACTCAATCCTTATGCCATTTGTCATGTGCAGATTGCAGAAGTGGATGGCTCGAGGGACCAAACAAGGTCTATATTCCATTTCTAGCCTGTGGGGATCTCAGTGGCTACGATTCGGACCGTTCATACCCGCTCCCGAGCACGGAAGGCGGCTCCTACCGTAGCTTGGATCCAGTCCAGCCTCCCATCGCCCCGCCTTACAAAACCGCCCTGGAGATGAAGAAGGCTTCCAGCCACGGTGCTAGTGCAGATACTGTCAGACCATCTGCGGACTCTTGAATGTAGCTTGTTTTCATGCACCCACCGTGTTAAATGGTGTAGGAATTCAGAAATCTTCTGGCTATGATATTGTCCCACACTGCTAGCGTAGAAAAAGATGAAAGTGATACTTACGCTGTATCCTGGATTTGGCTCTTCAGACCCtcatctgaaaaagaaaatttagTCTCCAAACGCTTACAAGTAATATCTTGGGTTGAGATCATGCTCGTGTCCTTGTTTAGcactgctactgctgctgcagTGGTTGGATGGAACCGTATTCTGTTTCTGGAAAGGGTTGACAACCTGTTTTGTAGTAGTAAGTTGGAGGTGAGTCTCAAGAAAAACCTTGCAGATGACACTCATGGATAAACTTTCATATCAAGACCCTCTGTCTGATCTGAATTACTGCATTTTGATGTACATGTTAGCTGTGTTATAATCAGTGGAGGAGATGAAGAAT
Above is a genomic segment from Setaria viridis chromosome 4, Setaria_viridis_v4.0, whole genome shotgun sequence containing:
- the LOC117851516 gene encoding uncharacterized protein isoform X1 — protein: MGKASKDKRDIYYRKAKEEGWRARSAFKLLQIDQEFNIFHGVKRVVDLCAAPGSWSQVLSRNLYVPAKQSPDCKEGDLPLIVAIDLQPMAPIEGVIQVQGDITNARTAEVVIRHFDGCKADLVVCDGAPDVTGLHDMDEFVQSQLILAALTIVTHVLKVGGKFVAKIFRGKDTSLLYCQLKLFFSQVTFAKPKSSRNSSIEAFAVCENYSPPEGFKEEDLYHLLEKVGTPSGADDLDCRSGWLEGPNKVYIPFLACGDLSGYDSDRSYPLPSTEGGSYRSLDPVQPPIAPPYKTALEMKKASSHGASADTVRPSADS
- the LOC117851516 gene encoding uncharacterized protein isoform X2, giving the protein MGKASKDKRDIYYRKAKEEGWRARSAFKLLQIDQEFNIFHGVKRVVDLCAAPGSWSQVLSRNLYVPAKQSPDCKEGDLPLIVAIDLQPMAPIEGVIQVQGDITNARTAEVVIRHFDGCKADLVVCDGAPDVTGLHDMDEFVQSQLILAALTIVTHVLKVGGKFVAKIFRGKDTSLLYCQRRLQFVRIIHLLKGSRRKIFTTC